From the Rhodanobacter soli genome, one window contains:
- a CDS encoding CDP-alcohol phosphatidyltransferase family protein, with product MSEPLPVRPPRHRGIYLLPNLFTTGAMFAGFYAIIASIGGRYTEAAVAVFIAALLDGMDGRVARMTGTQTEFGVQYDSLSDLVSFGLAPALVMYTWSLSTLRDFGPLWGKLGWAAAFIYAACAALRLARFNTQVGVADKRYFQGLASPAAAAVCMSFVWSVDKFGLAGSDFCFITPVIAIVVGLLMVSRFRYFSFKSLPMGDRQRVPFVWMVVAVLLLALLILDTPRVLFVGFTLYLLSGPVWTIWSLATHRRRARRSAA from the coding sequence ATGAGCGAGCCACTGCCCGTCCGCCCGCCCCGCCACCGGGGTATCTACCTGCTGCCGAACCTGTTCACCACAGGGGCGATGTTTGCGGGTTTCTACGCGATCATCGCCAGCATCGGCGGCCGTTATACCGAGGCGGCGGTCGCGGTGTTCATCGCCGCGCTGCTGGATGGCATGGACGGCCGCGTGGCACGGATGACCGGCACCCAGACCGAGTTCGGCGTGCAGTACGACTCGCTGTCCGACCTGGTCAGCTTCGGGCTGGCGCCGGCGCTGGTGATGTATACGTGGTCGCTGTCGACGCTGCGCGATTTCGGCCCGCTGTGGGGCAAGCTGGGCTGGGCCGCCGCGTTCATCTACGCCGCCTGCGCCGCGTTGCGGCTGGCGCGCTTCAATACCCAGGTCGGCGTGGCCGACAAACGTTATTTCCAGGGGTTGGCCAGCCCGGCGGCGGCGGCGGTGTGCATGTCCTTCGTGTGGAGCGTGGACAAGTTCGGCCTAGCCGGCAGCGATTTCTGCTTCATCACGCCGGTGATCGCGATCGTGGTCGGCCTGCTGATGGTCAGCCGTTTCCGCTATTTCAGCTTCAAGTCGCTGCCGATGGGCGATCGCCAGCGGGTGCCGTTCGTGTGGATGGTGGTCGCGGTGCTGCTGCTGGCCTTGCTGATCCTGGACACGCCGCGCGTGTTGTTCGTCGGTTTCACGCTCTACCTGTTGTCCGGTCCGGTATGGACCATCTGGAGCCTGGCCACCCATCGGCGCCGGGCACGGCGCAGCGCGGCATGA
- a CDS encoding DUF4124 domain-containing protein: MHRSLIAVALLLLAPLAAAQVYKWTDASGTVHYSEAPPAQGTKYVKVTTTGTVEPLVAPAPSETAESREATAEPAKPVADTPENRSKMCDTLKANLTALQAGGPVVMQQGGKTVALDDAQRKQQTAAAQTQYDQFCQQVR; the protein is encoded by the coding sequence ATGCATCGTTCGCTGATTGCCGTGGCGCTGCTGTTGCTGGCCCCGCTGGCCGCCGCCCAGGTCTACAAATGGACGGACGCCAGCGGCACCGTGCACTACTCGGAAGCGCCGCCGGCACAGGGCACGAAGTATGTGAAGGTGACCACCACCGGCACGGTGGAACCGCTGGTCGCACCCGCGCCCAGCGAGACGGCGGAAAGCAGGGAGGCCACGGCCGAGCCCGCCAAACCGGTGGCCGACACGCCGGAAAACCGCAGCAAGATGTGCGACACGCTGAAGGCCAACCTCACCGCACTGCAGGCCGGTGGTCCGGTGGTGATGCAGCAGGGCGGCAAGACCGTCGCGCTCGACGATGCCCAGCGCAAGCAGCAGACCGCCGCGGCGCAGACGCAATACGACCAGTTCTGCCAGCAGGTCCGCTAA
- a CDS encoding proline--tRNA ligase — MRLSQFHLATVKEVPADAEIASHQLMLRAGMIRKLASGLYTWSPLGLRVLRKVENIVREEMDRAGAIEMLMPSVQPKELWEETGRWEKFGGQLLKIKDRKGQEFCYGPTHEEVVTDFARNELKSYKQLPVNFYQIQTKFRDEIRPRFGVMRAREFLMKDAYSFHLTQESLAETYAAMYQAYSRIFTRLGLTFRAVQADTGAIGGNASHEFQVLADSGEDAIVFSDGSDYAANIEKAEALAPTAQRPAPAAALQQVDTPTQKTIDDIASFLKVSPQQCVKTLLVRGRDGLVALCLRGDHEINAVKAGKLAELPDESVLASEEEIRAATGTRPGFIGPVGLPASIPVIVDRDAAVLADFVCGGNVDGTHCTGANWERDARITRIADLRNVVEGDLSPDGKGVLHLARGIEVGHVFQLGTKYAETLGATVVDESGKPQVMTMGCYGIGVSRIVAAAIEQRHDEAGILWPEAMAPWRVVVCVINPKNVPAVSAAAEALYQALGQRGIEALLDDRGVRAGSMFADMELIGIPHRVVVSERGLAAGTLEYRAREDSESRPLSEDELFALLG, encoded by the coding sequence ATGCGCCTCAGCCAATTCCACCTGGCCACCGTCAAGGAAGTCCCTGCCGACGCCGAAATCGCCAGCCACCAGCTGATGCTGCGCGCCGGCATGATCCGCAAGCTCGCTTCCGGCCTGTACACCTGGAGCCCGCTGGGCCTGCGCGTGCTGCGCAAGGTGGAAAACATCGTGCGCGAGGAAATGGACCGCGCCGGCGCGATCGAAATGCTGATGCCGTCGGTGCAGCCGAAAGAATTGTGGGAGGAAACCGGCCGCTGGGAGAAATTCGGCGGCCAGTTGCTGAAAATCAAGGATCGCAAGGGCCAGGAATTCTGCTACGGCCCGACCCACGAAGAAGTGGTCACCGACTTTGCCCGCAACGAGCTGAAAAGCTACAAGCAGCTGCCGGTCAACTTCTACCAGATCCAGACCAAGTTCCGCGACGAGATCCGCCCGCGTTTCGGCGTGATGCGCGCGCGCGAATTCCTGATGAAGGATGCCTATTCGTTTCACCTGACCCAGGAATCGCTGGCCGAGACCTATGCGGCGATGTACCAGGCTTATTCGCGCATTTTCACCCGCCTCGGCCTGACCTTCCGCGCGGTGCAGGCCGACACCGGCGCCATTGGCGGCAATGCCAGCCACGAATTCCAGGTGCTGGCCGATTCCGGTGAGGATGCCATCGTGTTTTCCGACGGTTCGGATTACGCCGCGAATATCGAGAAGGCCGAGGCGCTGGCGCCGACTGCCCAACGCCCTGCTCCTGCCGCCGCCCTGCAGCAAGTCGACACGCCCACGCAGAAGACCATCGACGACATCGCCAGCTTCCTCAAGGTCAGCCCGCAGCAGTGCGTGAAGACCCTGCTGGTGCGCGGTCGCGACGGCCTGGTCGCGCTGTGCCTGCGCGGCGACCACGAGATCAACGCGGTCAAGGCCGGCAAGCTGGCCGAGCTGCCGGACGAATCGGTGCTCGCCAGCGAAGAGGAAATCCGCGCCGCCACCGGCACGCGTCCCGGTTTCATCGGCCCGGTCGGCCTGCCGGCGTCGATCCCTGTGATCGTCGACCGCGACGCTGCCGTGCTCGCCGACTTTGTCTGCGGCGGCAATGTCGACGGCACGCACTGCACCGGCGCGAACTGGGAGCGCGATGCGCGCATCACCCGCATCGCCGACCTGCGCAACGTGGTCGAAGGCGACCTTTCCCCCGACGGCAAGGGCGTGCTGCACCTCGCCCGCGGCATCGAGGTCGGCCACGTGTTCCAGCTGGGCACGAAATACGCCGAGACGCTTGGCGCCACCGTGGTGGACGAAAGCGGCAAGCCGCAGGTGATGACCATGGGCTGCTACGGCATCGGCGTCAGCCGCATCGTCGCCGCCGCGATCGAGCAGCGCCACGACGAAGCCGGCATCCTCTGGCCGGAAGCCATGGCGCCGTGGCGGGTCGTGGTGTGCGTGATCAATCCGAAAAACGTGCCAGCCGTCAGCGCGGCCGCCGAGGCGCTATATCAGGCGCTGGGCCAGCGCGGCATCGAGGCCTTGCTGGACGATCGCGGCGTACGCGCCGGCAGCATGTTCGCCGACATGGAGCTGATCGGCATTCCGCACCGCGTCGTGGTCAGCGAGCGCGGACTGGCCGCGGGCACCCTGGAATATCGCGCCCGCGAAGACAGCGAAAGCCGCCCGCTCAGCGAAGACGAACTGTTTGCCCTGCTCGGCTGA
- a CDS encoding H-NS histone family protein — MAVDIKNLNHNQLNDLISKAQIRQNELRKEKVVKLREKVHALIKAEGYTFEDIFGGTRGKAKRSTGTVAPKYRNPANPAQTWSGRGKRPHWFNDALKAGKKEKDLAI; from the coding sequence ATGGCCGTCGATATCAAGAACCTCAATCACAACCAACTCAATGACCTGATCAGCAAGGCGCAGATTCGCCAGAATGAACTGCGCAAGGAAAAGGTCGTCAAGTTGCGCGAGAAAGTGCATGCCTTGATCAAGGCCGAGGGTTATACCTTCGAAGACATCTTCGGCGGCACGCGCGGCAAGGCCAAGCGCAGCACCGGGACGGTCGCGCCGAAATACCGCAACCCGGCCAATCCCGCACAGACCTGGTCCGGCCGCGGCAAGCGTCCGCACTGGTTCAATGATGCGTTGAAGGCCGGCAAGAAGGAAAAGGATCTGGCGATCTGA
- a CDS encoding threonine/serine ThrE exporter family protein, producing the protein MSAGETISQQQFATTASATRIAFVLELARRLHQYGTSAPRLEMAIAGAAQRLGLSADVWSSPTAIIISFADLAHGEEGVAQTTQVMRLAPGEVNLERLCQADDIADRAIAGELGLREGFRLLRELGRPDTRREKIGSIASYGLSAASIAALFLHSSWVDLVVAGAIGVVIGCITLLAASRPRLAVASDAICALVATTVTIVVSAFVVPLAIKSVVLASLIILVPGMSLTNAVREISSGHLVSGMARMGGAMSTLLKLTFGTIAATQLCAAVGITARDFALPALPTWTDFPALLVAAIAFAILFRAARRDWPVVIVAVVVGYLATRWGGAISGSLPGAPVGVFLGGLLLGALANVYARFAHRPGAVIREPGILLLVPGSVGFRSVSFLLERDTTLSVDTGLLLVTLLVSLVAGLMFGDLLVSPRRSL; encoded by the coding sequence ATGAGCGCAGGCGAGACCATCAGCCAGCAGCAGTTCGCCACCACGGCGTCGGCCACGCGCATCGCGTTCGTGCTGGAACTGGCGCGGCGGCTGCATCAGTACGGCACCTCGGCGCCGCGGCTGGAGATGGCGATCGCCGGCGCGGCGCAGCGGCTGGGGCTGTCCGCCGATGTCTGGTCCAGTCCCACCGCGATCATCATCTCCTTCGCCGACCTGGCCCATGGCGAGGAAGGCGTGGCGCAGACCACCCAGGTGATGCGGTTGGCGCCGGGCGAGGTGAATCTGGAGCGGTTGTGCCAGGCCGACGACATCGCCGATCGTGCGATCGCCGGGGAGCTTGGCCTGCGCGAGGGCTTCCGCCTGCTGCGCGAGCTGGGCCGGCCGGACACGCGGCGCGAGAAGATCGGCTCGATCGCCAGTTACGGCCTGTCTGCCGCCAGCATCGCGGCGTTGTTCCTGCACAGTTCCTGGGTGGACCTGGTGGTGGCCGGCGCGATCGGCGTGGTCATCGGCTGCATCACCCTGCTCGCAGCCAGCCGGCCGCGGCTGGCGGTGGCCAGCGACGCGATCTGCGCGCTGGTGGCGACCACGGTGACGATCGTGGTGAGCGCGTTCGTGGTGCCGCTGGCGATCAAGTCGGTGGTGCTGGCCAGCCTGATCATCCTGGTGCCGGGCATGTCGCTGACAAACGCCGTGCGCGAGATTTCCAGCGGGCACCTGGTGTCCGGCATGGCGCGCATGGGCGGCGCGATGTCGACCCTGCTCAAGCTCACCTTCGGCACCATCGCGGCGACCCAGCTGTGTGCCGCGGTGGGCATCACGGCCCGCGACTTCGCGCTGCCGGCGTTGCCGACCTGGACCGATTTCCCGGCCCTGCTGGTCGCGGCGATCGCGTTCGCGATCCTGTTCCGCGCGGCCCGACGCGACTGGCCGGTGGTGATCGTGGCGGTGGTGGTGGGCTACCTGGCCACGCGCTGGGGCGGTGCGATCTCCGGCTCGCTGCCGGGCGCGCCGGTGGGCGTGTTCCTGGGCGGCCTGCTTTTGGGCGCGCTGGCGAACGTCTATGCGCGCTTCGCGCATCGCCCGGGCGCGGTCATCCGCGAGCCGGGTATCCTGCTGCTGGTGCCGGGCAGCGTGGGTTTTCGCAGCGTGTCGTTCCTGCTCGAACGCGACACCACGCTGAGCGTCGATACCGGCCTGCTGCTGGTCACCCTGCTGGTGTCGCTGGTGGCGGGGCTGATGTTCGGCGACCTGCTGGTTTCGCCCCGGAGATCTCTTTAA
- a CDS encoding NfeD family protein produces the protein MWELSTHYLWWILALLLIAGELLLPGYFLLWIGLGAAAMGVVLWVDPTLGLLVQAVLFGLLAFASCVGYARWLRPRLERRVPGDERLNRRAEQLIGQRYELIEPIVNGRGKARVGDGQWLVSGPDLPLGTTVEVVAVEGATLQVRAAA, from the coding sequence ATGTGGGAGCTTTCGACGCATTACCTGTGGTGGATCCTGGCGCTGCTGCTGATCGCCGGCGAGTTGCTGCTGCCCGGCTATTTCCTGCTGTGGATCGGCCTGGGCGCCGCCGCGATGGGCGTGGTGCTGTGGGTCGATCCGACGCTGGGCCTGCTGGTGCAGGCGGTGCTGTTCGGCCTGCTCGCGTTCGCCTCCTGCGTCGGCTATGCGCGCTGGCTGCGGCCCAGGCTGGAACGTCGCGTGCCCGGTGACGAGCGCCTGAACCGCCGCGCCGAGCAGTTGATCGGCCAGCGTTACGAGCTGATCGAGCCGATCGTCAACGGCCGCGGCAAGGCCCGCGTGGGCGATGGCCAGTGGCTGGTCAGCGGGCCGGACCTGCCGCTGGGCACCACGGTGGAAGTGGTCGCGGTGGAGGGCGCCACGCTGCAGGTACGCGCGGCGGCATGA
- a CDS encoding SPFH domain-containing protein, which produces MGQLLALVIVVVVIIGVAKLVRIVPQGFEWTVETFGKYTRTLSPGLHFLIPIYQAVGRKINMMEQVLDVPSQDVITKDNAVVRVDGVVFYQVLDASKAAYEVSNLEQASLALIMTNIRTVLGSMDLDESLSQRDAINAKLLKVVDEATHPWGVKVNRIEIKDIAPPRDLVDAMARQMKAEREKRANILDAEGFRQAAILKAEGEKQSVILAAEGEKEAAFRTAEARERSAEAEAKATTMVSDAIANGNVNALNYFVANNYVEALKEMAKSPNQKMLLLPIEATGILGSLAGIAELAKESLGQQQKPAAIQPPLR; this is translated from the coding sequence ATGGGACAGCTACTTGCGTTGGTTATCGTGGTCGTGGTCATCATCGGCGTGGCCAAGCTGGTGCGTATCGTGCCGCAGGGCTTCGAATGGACGGTGGAAACGTTTGGCAAGTACACCCGCACGCTGAGCCCGGGGCTGCATTTCCTGATCCCGATCTACCAGGCGGTGGGTCGCAAGATCAACATGATGGAACAGGTGCTGGACGTGCCCAGCCAGGACGTGATCACCAAGGACAACGCGGTGGTGCGCGTCGACGGCGTGGTGTTCTACCAGGTGCTGGACGCGTCCAAGGCGGCATATGAGGTGTCCAACCTGGAGCAGGCGTCGCTGGCGCTGATCATGACCAATATCCGCACCGTGCTCGGCTCGATGGATCTGGACGAGTCGCTGAGTCAGCGCGATGCGATCAACGCGAAGCTGCTCAAGGTGGTCGACGAGGCGACCCATCCATGGGGCGTCAAGGTCAACCGCATCGAGATCAAGGACATCGCGCCGCCGCGCGACCTGGTCGACGCGATGGCGCGGCAGATGAAGGCCGAGCGCGAGAAGCGCGCCAACATCCTCGACGCCGAGGGCTTCCGCCAGGCCGCGATCCTCAAGGCCGAAGGCGAGAAGCAGTCGGTGATCCTGGCCGCCGAAGGCGAGAAGGAAGCCGCGTTCCGCACGGCCGAAGCGCGCGAGCGTTCGGCCGAGGCCGAGGCGAAGGCGACCACGATGGTGTCCGACGCGATCGCCAACGGCAACGTCAACGCGCTGAACTACTTCGTCGCCAACAACTACGTCGAGGCGCTGAAGGAAATGGCCAAGTCGCCGAACCAGAAGATGCTGCTGCTGCCGATCGAGGCCACCGGCATCCTGGGTTCGCTGGCCGGCATCGCCGAGCTGGCGAAGGAGTCGCTCGGCCAGCAGCAGAAGCCGGCCGCCATCCAGCCGCCGCTGCGCTGA
- a CDS encoding sensor histidine kinase, producing the protein MWRRLNSLQGRLTFLLAVAGLAGALIYAGVTQWPLPQLLVWLRKDLALSIRAPMQLGIYGGLLASVIVLLPLSFWLAGRVMAPVSRLLRALEGAVASYRDGDFTFSIAVDRRDELGELIRMHNALGHTLREQRQHLVQRELLLDTVVQNTPVALVLTDAIGRVAYANIASRHLFNEGRTLVGLDFAELLADAPEALRKAVDSGEDALLSVEMDGGEETFHLSQRAFRLQGRPHRLHLFRRMTRELSRQEVATWKRVIRVISHELNNSLAPITSLAHSGAELARRGQIERLPGVFATIGERALHLHRFIAGYASFAKLPTPQPVEIEWKPFLDGLALHCQYRLATPVPDRPGHFDAVQIEQVLINLIKNAHESGGPDDEVTLSILDVGNELRIEVADRGPGMSETVLAQALLPFYSTKRSGTGLGLALAREITEAHGGRVLLANREGGGLRVSLRLPQAAAR; encoded by the coding sequence ATGTGGCGTCGCCTGAATTCGCTGCAGGGGCGCCTGACCTTTCTGCTGGCCGTGGCCGGCCTGGCCGGTGCGCTGATCTACGCCGGCGTCACCCAGTGGCCGCTGCCGCAGTTGCTGGTGTGGCTGCGCAAGGACCTGGCGCTGTCGATACGTGCGCCCATGCAACTGGGCATCTACGGCGGCCTGCTGGCCAGCGTGATCGTGCTGCTGCCGCTGTCATTCTGGCTGGCCGGCCGGGTGATGGCGCCGGTGAGCCGGCTGCTGCGCGCGCTGGAGGGCGCGGTGGCCAGTTATCGCGACGGCGATTTCACCTTCTCGATCGCGGTCGACCGGCGCGACGAGCTGGGCGAGCTGATCCGCATGCACAACGCGCTGGGGCACACCCTGCGCGAACAGCGCCAGCACCTGGTGCAGCGCGAGCTGCTGCTGGACACGGTGGTGCAGAACACGCCGGTGGCGCTGGTGCTGACCGATGCGATCGGCCGGGTCGCCTACGCGAACATCGCCTCGCGACACCTGTTCAATGAAGGCCGCACCCTGGTCGGGCTGGACTTCGCCGAGTTGCTGGCCGATGCGCCCGAAGCGCTGCGCAAGGCGGTGGACAGCGGCGAGGATGCCCTGCTCAGCGTGGAGATGGACGGCGGCGAGGAAACCTTCCACCTGTCGCAGCGCGCGTTCCGGCTGCAGGGCCGGCCGCATCGGCTGCACCTGTTCCGGCGCATGACGCGCGAGCTGTCGCGGCAGGAGGTGGCGACCTGGAAGCGGGTGATCCGGGTGATCAGCCACGAGCTCAACAATTCGCTGGCGCCGATCACTTCGCTGGCGCACTCCGGTGCGGAGCTGGCCCGCCGCGGCCAGATCGAGCGGCTACCCGGCGTGTTCGCCACCATCGGCGAACGCGCGCTGCACCTGCACCGCTTCATCGCCGGCTACGCCAGCTTCGCCAAGCTGCCCACGCCGCAGCCGGTGGAGATCGAGTGGAAGCCGTTCCTCGACGGGCTGGCGCTGCATTGCCAGTACCGCCTGGCGACGCCGGTGCCGGATCGGCCGGGGCATTTCGATGCGGTGCAGATCGAGCAGGTGCTGATCAACCTGATCAAGAACGCGCACGAGTCGGGCGGGCCGGACGACGAGGTCACGCTGTCGATCCTGGATGTCGGCAACGAGTTGCGCATCGAGGTGGCCGATCGTGGCCCCGGCATGAGCGAGACGGTGCTGGCGCAGGCGCTGCTGCCGTTCTATTCGACCAAGCGCTCCGGCACCGGGCTGGGCCTGGCGCTGGCGCGCGAGATCACCGAGGCGCACGGCGGCCGCGTGCTGCTGGCCAACCGCGAAGGCGGCGGCCTGCGGGTGAGCCTACGCCTGCCGCAGGCAGCTGCCCGATAG
- a CDS encoding sigma-54-dependent transcriptional regulator: MRTVLIIDDNPAVGEALSLALSLNEIRPLTALTPDEGLALLQREAVDVVIQDMNFTADTTSGEEGVALFRAIRERHPDLPVILLTAWTHLETAVELVKAGAADYLAKPWDDNKLLATVENLLELSESTREVSRSRRERRQRREQLQGKYELDGLVFASEAMARTLDLACQIARSDVPVLITGPNGTGKERIAAIVHANSAVKRGPFVAVNCGALPGELIEAELFGAEAGAYTGANKAREGRFELADGGTLFLDEIGNLPLPGQMKLLRVLETGQFERLGSGKTRQAKVRVLSATNADLKAMIQAGTFREDLYYRLNVIEVNLPPLSERNDDILPLAEFFLDGRAEFGDAAREALLGYPWPGNVRELKNAIERAALLAGGHPITPELLNLPQHAATAAARNLDEPSREAVETALHKADGVVSRAAQSLGLSRQALYRRMERYGLATTA, from the coding sequence ATGCGAACCGTCCTGATCATCGACGACAACCCGGCCGTGGGCGAGGCGCTGTCGCTGGCGCTTTCGCTCAACGAGATCCGCCCGCTCACCGCGCTGACGCCCGACGAGGGGCTGGCGCTGCTGCAGCGCGAGGCAGTCGACGTGGTGATCCAGGACATGAATTTCACCGCCGACACCACCTCGGGCGAGGAGGGCGTGGCGCTGTTCCGGGCGATCCGCGAGCGGCATCCGGACCTGCCGGTCATCCTGCTGACCGCGTGGACGCACCTGGAGACCGCGGTGGAACTGGTCAAGGCCGGCGCCGCGGACTACCTGGCCAAGCCGTGGGACGACAACAAGCTGCTGGCCACGGTGGAGAACCTGCTGGAGCTGTCCGAGTCGACCCGCGAGGTGAGTCGCAGCCGCCGTGAACGGCGCCAGCGGCGCGAGCAGTTGCAGGGCAAATACGAACTGGACGGCCTGGTCTTCGCCTCCGAGGCGATGGCGCGCACGCTGGATCTGGCCTGCCAGATCGCCCGCTCCGACGTACCGGTGCTGATCACCGGCCCGAACGGCACCGGCAAGGAGCGCATCGCGGCGATCGTGCACGCGAACTCGGCGGTGAAGCGCGGCCCGTTCGTGGCGGTGAACTGCGGCGCGCTGCCGGGCGAGCTGATCGAGGCCGAGCTGTTCGGCGCCGAGGCCGGCGCGTACACCGGCGCGAACAAGGCGCGCGAGGGCCGCTTCGAGCTGGCCGACGGCGGCACCCTGTTCCTGGACGAGATCGGCAACCTGCCGCTGCCCGGCCAGATGAAGCTGCTGCGCGTGCTGGAGACCGGACAGTTCGAGCGCCTGGGTTCGGGGAAGACGCGCCAGGCCAAGGTACGCGTGCTGTCGGCGACGAATGCCGATCTCAAGGCGATGATCCAGGCCGGCACGTTCCGCGAAGACCTGTACTACCGGCTCAACGTGATCGAGGTGAACCTGCCGCCGCTGAGCGAGCGCAACGACGATATCCTGCCGCTGGCCGAATTCTTCCTGGATGGCCGCGCCGAGTTCGGTGATGCCGCGCGCGAGGCGCTGCTGGGCTATCCGTGGCCCGGCAACGTGCGCGAGCTGAAGAACGCGATCGAGCGCGCCGCCTTGCTGGCCGGCGGCCACCCGATCACTCCCGAGCTGCTGAACCTGCCGCAGCATGCGGCAACGGCCGCTGCGCGCAACCTCGACGAACCCAGCCGCGAGGCGGTGGAGACCGCATTGCACAAGGCCGATGGCGTGGTCAGCCGCGCGGCACAGAGCCTGGGCCTGTCGCGCCAGGCGCTGTATCGGCGGATGGAGCGCTACGGCCTGGCGACCACGGCTTGA
- a CDS encoding ABC transporter permease, whose amino-acid sequence MARLPAATGARAEDPVRATIMHPILSALKHHKTTVVLVMLEIALTCAIVSNALFLIGDRLSDMQLTTGVANNELVWVNSDSLREDGNPASRMSLEQADLTALRDMRGVTGVVRVNSLPLLDAAMWRSGISVQPGLPKATFNNIAMYLGTPGIVGELGIKLDQGRDFLPQEYADYSPSANQAPPSAVIVTRALADRLWPSQSALGQPIFMGEKGKYVTRVVGVTRHLLNPTLSGRTNSEDNLLLPVRSIPGGMYVLRMEPAARDAVLRDIPAVLDRVDNDRIITGSNSYARTVSDYFHDDRALIWLLLVVIGCLLALTALGVVGLSSFWVQQRTHQIGIRRAVGATRNDILRYFQTENFLIVSGGIALGLLLAVALNLLLMKHYELPRLPLYYLPIAALVLWVLGQLAVLGPALRAAAVPPVVATRSV is encoded by the coding sequence GTGGCGCGCCTGCCGGCTGCCACCGGCGCGCGCGCTGAAGATCCAGTGAGAGCCACGATCATGCATCCCATCCTTTCCGCACTGAAACATCACAAGACCACCGTAGTCCTGGTGATGCTGGAGATCGCGCTGACCTGCGCCATCGTCAGCAACGCGCTGTTCCTGATCGGTGACCGTCTTTCGGATATGCAATTGACCACTGGGGTGGCGAACAATGAACTCGTCTGGGTCAATAGCGACAGTCTTCGCGAGGACGGCAACCCAGCCAGCAGGATGAGTCTGGAACAGGCCGATCTGACTGCCTTGCGCGACATGCGGGGTGTCACAGGAGTGGTCAGGGTCAATTCGTTGCCGCTGTTGGATGCCGCCATGTGGCGCAGCGGTATCTCGGTCCAACCCGGCCTGCCCAAGGCCACGTTCAACAACATCGCGATGTACCTCGGCACGCCTGGCATCGTCGGCGAATTGGGCATCAAGCTGGACCAGGGGCGCGACTTCCTGCCGCAGGAATATGCCGATTACAGCCCTTCCGCGAATCAGGCGCCGCCTTCGGCGGTGATCGTCACGCGCGCGCTGGCCGATCGTCTGTGGCCCAGTCAGAGTGCATTGGGTCAACCGATCTTCATGGGCGAAAAGGGCAAGTACGTCACCCGCGTCGTCGGTGTGACGAGGCACCTGCTCAATCCGACCCTGTCGGGCCGCACCAACAGCGAAGACAACCTGCTGTTGCCGGTACGCTCGATACCCGGCGGCATGTATGTGTTGCGTATGGAGCCTGCCGCACGCGATGCGGTCCTGCGCGACATCCCGGCCGTGCTAGACCGCGTGGACAACGATCGCATCATCACCGGCAGCAACAGCTATGCACGCACCGTGTCGGATTACTTCCACGACGATCGCGCACTGATCTGGCTGCTGCTGGTGGTGATCGGCTGCCTGCTGGCGTTGACTGCGTTGGGCGTGGTCGGGTTGTCCAGCTTCTGGGTGCAGCAACGCACCCACCAGATTGGCATCCGCCGCGCGGTCGGCGCCACCCGCAACGACATCCTGCGTTACTTCCAGACCGAGAATTTCCTGATCGTCAGCGGCGGTATTGCGCTGGGATTGCTGCTTGCTGTCGCGTTGAATTTGTTATTGATGAAGCACTACGAACTGCCGCGGTTGCCGCTGTACTACCTGCCGATCGCCGCGCTGGTCTTGTGGGTGCTTGGACAGCTAGCCGTGCTGGGCCCCGCGCTGCGCGCGGCGGCGGTGCCGCCGGTGGTGGCGACGAGATCGGTATGA